TCGGCCGGCATCAGCTCCAGCACGTCTGCAGGGATCTGCCGTCCGCTCAGCGAGACCACTTCGGTCCCCAGATGGTCGGCAATGACCTGCAGGATTGTGTCCAGGTCCATGACGCCGTAGTCCTGCAGGACCTGGAGCACCGGGTTGCCGGTGCGCTTGCATTCGCTGACGACCTCTTCGTACTGGAGGTCGTCGATGAGGTTGCGTTCCTTGAGCAGGGCCAGGAGTGGGCTGTGGAATTCTTCCGCCATGGTTGGGAGGGATCAGGCTTTGGGCCCCTTGCCGCGGCCTTTTTCGCCCACGGCCCGGGCCAGGTCGAGTTCCTGGAGTTTTTGTTGCACGGTGACGGGGTCCATGGCCTTGGTGATGACCTCTTCTCTTGCAATGATGCCCTGCTGGTACTTTTCGAGCAAGAAGCTATCCAGGGTCACCATACCGTATTTGGCCCCGGTCTGGATGTCGGATTGGATGCGGAAGGTTTTGTTGTCGCGGATCAGGGCTGCGATGGAGGGGGTGTTGATCATGATTTCGAACACGGCCACACGGCCGGGCTTGTCGATCCGCGGAATGAGCAACTGGGAAATGACCGCTTGGAGCACGGTGGACAGCTGGATTCGGATCTGTTCCTGCTGGTTGGTGGGGAACGCGTTGACAAGGCGGTCAATGGTCTTGGCGGCACCGGTGGTATGGAGCGTTCCGAAGACCAGGTGCCCGGTTTCCGCGGCGGTGATGGCCGCATCGATGGTTTCGAGGTCGCGCATCTCGCCGACGAGGATGACGTCGGGGTCCTGACGGAGGGCCCGGCGCAGGGCCTCGGCGAAGTTGGGGACGTCCACGCCGATTTCGCGCTGGGTGACGATGGCCTTCTTGTGGGTGTGGTAGTACTCGATGGGGTCTTCGATGGTAATGATGTGGACCTCTTCGCGCTCCTCGTTGATGACGTTGATCATGGAGGCCAGCGTGGTGCTCTTGCCCGAGCCGGTCGGTCCCGTGACCAGGATCAGGCCCCGGGGTTTGTAGAGCAGTTCTTTGACCGAGGGCGGGATCCCGATTTCCTCCATGGTCAGGAGCTTGTTCGGGATCTGCCGGAGCACCAGACCGAAGTTGCCCTTCTCCTTGAAGACGCTGACGCGGAAGCGGGCCAGGTCGCCGAAGGCGAACCCGAAGTCCGCGCCGCCGCGTTCCCGGACGTGCTGGATGTGTTCCTCCGAGGTGATGCTGCGCATCAATTCCTCGGTGTCCTCGGGTTTGCAAGGTGGCCCCTCCACACGGTGCAGGATGCCGTGCACCCGGATGACCGGTGGTGTGCCAACGCGGATGTGCAGGTCGGACGCGCCTTCCGACACGACCAACTGCAACAGGTCTGACATCGAGTACGACATGGCTGTCTAGTTCCTCCCTGCGGTCGGGACCGGGGCGCGGACCGGGCCACTGCAGGCGTTCGAACCTCCAGTCCGCCGGGCCTTGTGCGACTGTGGTTCAGGCCTCATCCCCCACGGTGGCCCGGATGACCTCCTCCGGTGTGGTCAGACCGGCCAGG
Above is a genomic segment from Limisphaera ngatamarikiensis containing:
- a CDS encoding type IV pilus twitching motility protein PilT, which gives rise to MSYSMSDLLQLVVSEGASDLHIRVGTPPVIRVHGILHRVEGPPCKPEDTEELMRSITSEEHIQHVRERGGADFGFAFGDLARFRVSVFKEKGNFGLVLRQIPNKLLTMEEIGIPPSVKELLYKPRGLILVTGPTGSGKSTTLASMINVINEEREEVHIITIEDPIEYYHTHKKAIVTQREIGVDVPNFAEALRRALRQDPDVILVGEMRDLETIDAAITAAETGHLVFGTLHTTGAAKTIDRLVNAFPTNQQEQIRIQLSTVLQAVISQLLIPRIDKPGRVAVFEIMINTPSIAALIRDNKTFRIQSDIQTGAKYGMVTLDSFLLEKYQQGIIAREEVITKAMDPVTVQQKLQELDLARAVGEKGRGKGPKA